AAAACTACTCTATGAGGAGGCAAGGCGTGTCCTCACTAGCGGTGAATATGTCCCTCGCTATGAGGGCGGCCCATTTGGGCCACTACACACTGGCGCGGCTCGATTTGCCCATTTCGCGGGCAGCCAAACTCTGCGTAGAGATGATTCGGTACTGTTGTGGATTGATACCTTGTGCATACCACACCAGCCCGACGTTCGGAGTCTAGCGATTCAGCGCATTCGTGAAGTGTACGTGGATGGTCAGTGCAAACTATCTATAAATTACTGGACGTTCTTAGATGGTAGCCTAATCGACTACAGCGTACCGGACGATTATCCTTGATTCAGAAATGAGGCATGTGAGTGCCAGCTCTACAAGTCACCTAGAGCTTCTGCTTAGGGTGTTGCACTGTTCGGGCTGGATGCGCCGGTTATGGACGCTTCAAGAAGGGCTGGCCGCTAAGAGCCGGCTGTACGTGTTGTTCTCTGACAAGGTAGTCAATATTGCCACCATTGCTGACGAGCTCCTAACTAAGCTTGGCCGAGGAAAACTGCCCATCATGCAGGAGAGGATTGCCAACTTTGCCATAGGTGTTTGGTTCACCTTCTTCAAACATACCATTGACTCAACATCCAAATTCGAACGTTTCGTCAGCATGGTTGCTAGTCCTTTTGAGAAAAACGATATCACCAACGATCAATTAATTAGATGGAATTGGTTTAATGTGGCCACACGAGCCACCAGCAAGGCAGCCGATCGCCCAATCATTTTAGCCGGTATCCTGAATCTCGACGTGAAGGAAATTCTCGACGTCAAGGGCTCTGATGCACGGATGCGGAAGTTCTACAGCCTAGTTGACAATTTTCCACAAGGCGTACTGTTCCAGCCCGGACCACGGTttgaagaagagggaatGCGCTGGGCGATGAAGGTGTGTCAATATACGGAAGAAATCCAATACCTCTCGGGGGGTCCCGGAAAGATTACACCTCGAGGACTTCAGATCACATTATATTCGTCATGGTTATTCTCCTCCCGCATAGTGTTCGACATCGGCCTCTTCGATATTGACTTGAACTGCGGGCAACAGGCTTGGGAGCGATGGATCAAAGAGCACAATCTTGAAGATGCCGACAACATCTCTAGTGTCTGTCTGCTGAAGACTAAAACCCCCGTTGTTTTCGAACCAAATGGAACTTACGGGGTTATTGTGCTCGGGTCAGAAGGCTCTCAGCCTGGAGCATTGAGAACTTGCGCAGTGGTGTCACTGCGCACGACAGAGGATTCAGTCTACTATGCACAATATGAAACGCTGGGGGACATCAAGTCTATTGCCAGCCTTCTAGAATGGCCGGACAGGGGTTACTTTATACCAGTCGCCTGGGATGACCGGCAAGATCGTGAATGGATTGTTGGTTAACTGGATGGATTTTTGGTTTGATTGAACAGTTGGCTATCTGAAATCCAACCTGGGATTGAGCCACGCATAACAACGTTTTCAAAGCGTTGAAACTCTTGTCGTAATCTTGCAGCGTGCTTGAAAATACGAATCAAACAACCTCAACGACTTCAGTTACCCCCCTGTATACCTATAGGTAAGTCCCTCTCAGTATTTAATGGCGTTCGCAAAAAATGAGGCACGATGCTATTTCTAAACATCGGTCATGC
Above is a genomic segment from Penicillium digitatum chromosome 3, complete sequence containing:
- a CDS encoding Heterokaryon incompatibility translates to MAEHVFFPDEPPRPLRINYNGLLYDGGNWEQFPIRHGWKLDTGAERFPPRAIPKKFHSGIECWLYFGMLHCVFGDQLNQSDFLLHREDDPQQYITTKHLHKYIDDAKKWKTNKLGERAVEIVKKVCEQLSIYGNQYVRDDMSLAIRLICNVLWNIAVKRDGPQTQTHHVELWMLTGETEIKRMVTEGWCPLEAAKCRVAGGGVDTPAFLLQLMRVKAGWNTITHGSCTNTECVANNIDESDYVTRHVQEECTCSHLQSNIEQLHEILLDGGVPLLMIMPNGEDKLGDHTFKIEIVRKRVGKLYLAISHVWSDGLGNTEGNSLPYCQLKLLYEEARRVLTSGEYVPRYEGGPFGPLHTGAARFAHFAGSQTLRRDDSVLLWIDTLCIPHQPDVRSLAIQRIREVYVDAYRTIILDSEMRHVSASSTSHLELLLRVLHCSGWMRRLWTLQEGLAAKSRLYVLFSDKVVNIATIADELLTKLGRGKLPIMQERIANFAIGVWFTFFKHTIDSTSKFERFVSMVASPFEKNDITNDQLIRWNWFNVATRATSKAADRPIILAGILNLDVKEILDVKGSDARMRKFYSLVDNFPQGVLFQPGPRFEEEGMRWAMKVCQYTEEIQYLSGGPGKITPRGLQITLYSSWLFSSRIVFDIGLFDIDLNCGQQAWERWIKEHNLEDADNISSVCLLKTKTPVVFEPNGTYGVIVLGSEGSQPGALRTCAVVSLRTTEDSVYYAQYETLGDIKSIASLLEWPDRGYFIPVAWDDRQDREWIVG